The Triticum dicoccoides isolate Atlit2015 ecotype Zavitan chromosome 6A, WEW_v2.0, whole genome shotgun sequence genome has a window encoding:
- the LOC119318325 gene encoding aspartate aminotransferase, chloroplastic-like isoform X1, with protein sequence MASALSAPAASAVAAARCKVFGGGRNDGRAGCRVGVARKGCDFQLCTMPQAFRTILSHAESYLGCWCLLGFRLRMTPIRTFPSNSIFQRPFSSASRDRVNTSHITMAVAVDASRFEGVPMAPPDPILGVSEAFKADTSDLKLNLGVGAYRTEELQPAVLNVVKKAEKLMLEKGENKEYLPIEGFAAFNKATADLLLGADNPVIKQGRVATLQSLSGTGSLRLAAAFIQRYFPDAKVLISSPTWGNHKNIFNDARVPWSEYRYYDPRTVGLDFEGMIADIQAAPEGSFVLLHGCAHNPTGIDPTPEQWEKLADVIEEKRHMPFFDVAYQGFASGSLDEDASSVRLFVKRGLEVFVAQSYSKNLGLYAERIGAINVICSAPEVADRVKSQLKRLARPMYSNPPIHGAKIVANVVGDPTMFGEWKEEMEQMAGRIKNVRQKLYDSLTAKDQSGKDWSFILSQIGMFSFTGLNRPQSDNMTDKWHIYMTKDGRISLAGLNLAKCEYLADAIIDSFHNVN encoded by the exons ATGGCCTCCGCCCTCTCCGCCCCGGCGgcctccgccgtcgccgccgcccggtgCAAG GTGTTCGGAGGAGGAAGGAACGATGGGAGGGCCGGGTGCCGCGTCGGGGTCGCGAGGAAG GGCTGTGATTTCCAATTGTGCACGATGCCACAAGCTTTTAGAACCATACTGAGTCACGCGGAATCGTATCTGGGCTGCTGGTGCCTCCTGGGATTCAGACTTCGCATGACTCCGATACGCACCTTTCCTAGCAATTCAATTTTTCAGCGACCTTTCAGCTCTGCTAGTCGGGACAGAgta AATACTAGCCACATAACGATGGCAGTTGCAGTAGATGCTTCTCGCTTTGAAGGAGTGCCAATGGCCCCTCCAGACCCGATTCTTGGGGTTTCGGAAGCATTTAAAGCAGACACAAGTGATCTGAAGCTCAACCTTGGCGTTGGTGCCTATAGAACGGAAGAGCTACAGCCCGCTGTCCTCAATGTTGTCAAGAAG GCTGAAAAACTTATGTTGGAGAAAGGAGAAAACAAGGAG TATCTTCCTATTGAAGGCTTCGCTGCATTTAACAAAGCAACTGCAGATCTATTGCTTGGAGCTGACAATCCTGTCATCAAGCAAGGACGG GTTGCTACTCTTCAGTCTCTCTCAGGGACTGGATCATTACGCCTTGCTGCAGCTTTTATTCAGAGATACTTCCCTGATGCGAAAGTACTTATATCATCTCCCACATGGG GAAACCACAAAAACATATTCAATGATGCTAGGGTACCATGGTCAGAATACCGGTATTATGATCCCAGGACTGTTGGGCTGGATTTTGAAGGAATGATAGCTGACATACAG GCTGCCCCAGAGGGGTCTTTTGTTCTGCTACATGGTTGTGCTCACAATCCAACTGGAATTGACCCAACTCCTGAACAGTGGGAGAAACTGGCAGATGTGATTGAAGAGAAAAGGCATATGCCTTTCTTTGATGTTGCCTATCAG GGTTTTGCCAGTGGAAgccttgatgaagatgcatcttcTGTCAGGCTGTTTGTTAAGCGTGGTCTGGAAGTGTTTGTTGCACAGTCTTACAGCAAGAACCTTGGTCTATATGCAGAAAGGATCGGTGCGATAAATGTCATTTGCTCAGCACCGGAAGTTGCAGATAG GGTGAAGAGCCAGTTGAAGCGATTGGCACGGCCCATGTACTCAAACCCACCTATTCACGGTGCCAAGATCGTCGCCAACGTTGTTGGAGACCCTACCATGTTCGGTGAGTGGAAAGAAGAGATGGAACAAATGGCCGGTCGGATCAAGAACGTTCGGCAGAAGCTTTACGATAGCTTGACTGCAAAGGATCAGTCTGGCAAGGACTGGTCTTTCATTCTGAGCCAGATAGGCATGTTCTCGTTCACAGGCTTGAACAGACCCCAG AGCGATAACATGACCGATAAATGGCACATATACATGACCAAGGACGGGAGGATTTCGTTGGCGGGGTTGAACCTGGCGAAGTGCGAGTACCTTGCCGATGCCATCATCGACTCCTTCCACAATGTCAACTAG
- the LOC119318325 gene encoding aspartate aminotransferase, chloroplastic-like isoform X2, with protein MASALSAPAASAVAAARCKVFGGGRNDGRAGCRVGVARKNTSHITMAVAVDASRFEGVPMAPPDPILGVSEAFKADTSDLKLNLGVGAYRTEELQPAVLNVVKKAEKLMLEKGENKEYLPIEGFAAFNKATADLLLGADNPVIKQGRVATLQSLSGTGSLRLAAAFIQRYFPDAKVLISSPTWGNHKNIFNDARVPWSEYRYYDPRTVGLDFEGMIADIQAAPEGSFVLLHGCAHNPTGIDPTPEQWEKLADVIEEKRHMPFFDVAYQGFASGSLDEDASSVRLFVKRGLEVFVAQSYSKNLGLYAERIGAINVICSAPEVADRVKSQLKRLARPMYSNPPIHGAKIVANVVGDPTMFGEWKEEMEQMAGRIKNVRQKLYDSLTAKDQSGKDWSFILSQIGMFSFTGLNRPQSDNMTDKWHIYMTKDGRISLAGLNLAKCEYLADAIIDSFHNVN; from the exons ATGGCCTCCGCCCTCTCCGCCCCGGCGgcctccgccgtcgccgccgcccggtgCAAG GTGTTCGGAGGAGGAAGGAACGATGGGAGGGCCGGGTGCCGCGTCGGGGTCGCGAGGAAG AATACTAGCCACATAACGATGGCAGTTGCAGTAGATGCTTCTCGCTTTGAAGGAGTGCCAATGGCCCCTCCAGACCCGATTCTTGGGGTTTCGGAAGCATTTAAAGCAGACACAAGTGATCTGAAGCTCAACCTTGGCGTTGGTGCCTATAGAACGGAAGAGCTACAGCCCGCTGTCCTCAATGTTGTCAAGAAG GCTGAAAAACTTATGTTGGAGAAAGGAGAAAACAAGGAG TATCTTCCTATTGAAGGCTTCGCTGCATTTAACAAAGCAACTGCAGATCTATTGCTTGGAGCTGACAATCCTGTCATCAAGCAAGGACGG GTTGCTACTCTTCAGTCTCTCTCAGGGACTGGATCATTACGCCTTGCTGCAGCTTTTATTCAGAGATACTTCCCTGATGCGAAAGTACTTATATCATCTCCCACATGGG GAAACCACAAAAACATATTCAATGATGCTAGGGTACCATGGTCAGAATACCGGTATTATGATCCCAGGACTGTTGGGCTGGATTTTGAAGGAATGATAGCTGACATACAG GCTGCCCCAGAGGGGTCTTTTGTTCTGCTACATGGTTGTGCTCACAATCCAACTGGAATTGACCCAACTCCTGAACAGTGGGAGAAACTGGCAGATGTGATTGAAGAGAAAAGGCATATGCCTTTCTTTGATGTTGCCTATCAG GGTTTTGCCAGTGGAAgccttgatgaagatgcatcttcTGTCAGGCTGTTTGTTAAGCGTGGTCTGGAAGTGTTTGTTGCACAGTCTTACAGCAAGAACCTTGGTCTATATGCAGAAAGGATCGGTGCGATAAATGTCATTTGCTCAGCACCGGAAGTTGCAGATAG GGTGAAGAGCCAGTTGAAGCGATTGGCACGGCCCATGTACTCAAACCCACCTATTCACGGTGCCAAGATCGTCGCCAACGTTGTTGGAGACCCTACCATGTTCGGTGAGTGGAAAGAAGAGATGGAACAAATGGCCGGTCGGATCAAGAACGTTCGGCAGAAGCTTTACGATAGCTTGACTGCAAAGGATCAGTCTGGCAAGGACTGGTCTTTCATTCTGAGCCAGATAGGCATGTTCTCGTTCACAGGCTTGAACAGACCCCAG AGCGATAACATGACCGATAAATGGCACATATACATGACCAAGGACGGGAGGATTTCGTTGGCGGGGTTGAACCTGGCGAAGTGCGAGTACCTTGCCGATGCCATCATCGACTCCTTCCACAATGTCAACTAG